Proteins encoded by one window of Anas platyrhynchos isolate ZD024472 breed Pekin duck chromosome 14, IASCAAS_PekinDuck_T2T, whole genome shotgun sequence:
- the LOC139998677 gene encoding interleukin-5-like — MVEDQRRSTDRFSEHIRAMRTHLYLIFLAAGIYAAPHISNIAELLSLLQQMKNSMTGDSLNLRIETPASIDNVNCIDTLFEGVELLKNNSDLKKFSVFFQKFERLKQSLIPSLAEEGECETERRNTTKFIEKLITFIRKLSKGTRA; from the exons ATGGTAGAGGACCAGCGCAGAAGCACTGACAGGTTCTCTGAGCACATCAGAGCAATGAGGACTCATCTGTATCTTATTTTTCTGGCTGCAGGCATCTATGCTGCTCCCCACATAAGCAATATAGCAGAGTTACTGTCACTACTACAACAGATGAAGAATTCAATGACAGGGGACAGTCTG aatctgAGAATTGAAACTCCAGCTTCTATAGAT AATGTAAACTGCATTGACACATTGTTTGAAGGAGTGgaactgttgaaaaataattctgactTGAAGAAATTCAGTGTCTTTTTCCAAAAGTTTGAAAGACTGAAGCAATCTCTCATACCAAGCCTGGCAGAAGAG GGGGAatgtgaaacagaaagaagaaatacaacAAAATTCATAGAAAAACTGATAACATTCATCCGAAAATTATCAAAAGGCACAAGAGCATAG
- the IRF1 gene encoding interferon regulatory factor 1 yields MPVSRMRMRPWLEMQINSNQIPGLIWINKDKMMFQIPWKHAAKHGWDMEKDACLFRSWAIHTGRYKVGEKDPDPKTWKANFRCAMNSLPDIEEVKDKSINKGSSAVRVYRMLPPLTKDQKKERKSKSSREARSRSKRKPYEDMRTEESAERLTNTPSTDDHSGYTVHDYTGQDVEVESPSITLDLSSCEVSGSLADWRTPMEIAMADSTNDIYQLQVSPPGSSSEVTDEDEDEMKANIFKLLEPGQDWHTTSVGGKGFLTNEPGTQTMCSTYSYKDQDGEIDTSSGEMDFHAFDQKSSLEFSWLDTVRPLQTISCGL; encoded by the exons ATGCCCGTCTCCAGAATGCGCATGAGGCCCTGGCTGGAAATGCAGATTAACTCCAATCAGATCCCGGGACTGATATGGATTAACAAG GATAAGATGATGTTTCAAATCCCCTGGAAACATGCAGCTAAGCATGGCTGGGACATGGAAAAAGATGCCTGCCTTTTCCGGAGCTGGGCCATTCATACAG GAAGATACAAAGTTGGTGAGAAAGACCCTGACCCGAAAACCTGGAAGGCAAACTTCCGCTGCGCTATGAACTCCCTGCCTGACATCGAAGAAGTGAAGGATAAAAGCATCAACAAAGGCTCCAGCGCTGTTAGAGTTTACAGGATGCTGCCCCCCTTGACAAAGGATCAGAAGAAAG AAAGGAAGTCAAAGTCTTCAAGAGAAGCAAGAAGCAGGAGCAAGAGAAAG CCGTATGAAGACATGAGGACGGAGGAGTCAGCAGAAAGACTAACCAACACTCCTTCGACAGATGACCACAGTGGCTACACCGTTCATGACTACACGGGGCAGGATGTGGAGGTGGAGAGCCCGTCCATCACCTTAG ATCTCTCCTCCTGCGAGGTGAGCGGCTCCCTCGCCGACTGGAGGACGCCGATGGAAATCGCCATGGCTGACAGCACCAACGACATCTACCAGCTCCAGGTGTCCCCCCCGGGTTCGTCCTCAGAAG TCacagatgaagatgaagatgaaatgAAAGCGAATATTTTTAAG CTGCTTGAACCGGGGCAGGACTGGCACACGACCAGCGTCGGGGGGAAAGGCTTCCTCACCAACGAGCCGGGCACGCAGACCATGTGCAGCACATACAGCTACAAGGACCAGGACGGCGAGATCGACACGTCTTCAG GGGAGATGGATTTCCACGCGTTTGACCAGAAGAGCAGCCTGGAATTCTCTTGGCTGGACACAGTGAGACCCCTGCAAACCATCTCCTGTGGCTTGTAA